From a single Clostridia bacterium genomic region:
- a CDS encoding FAD-dependent oxidoreductase, with the protein METVQVDVAVVGGGPAGLAAAWKAREAGAERVMLVERDFELGGILQQCIHPGFGLRYFKEELTGPEYAERFIARIREAGIEVKLNTMVLEIIPSGAPSVAPECALMCVNRQDGVLSIRAKAVVLAMGCRERTRGAIAIPGERPAGIYTAGTAQRLINMEGLMPGRQVVILGSGDIGLIMARRLTLEGAEVKAVVEIMPRPGGLERNLVQCLHDFDIPLLLRHTVVEVHGRQRVEGVTIAAVDENSKPVAGTEQFIACDTLLLSVGLIPEVELCRGAGIEIHPVTGGPVVNEWRQTSMPSIFACGNLLHVHDLVDNVTREAEIAGREAARYSRGELRAKPEAIAMVPGRNVRYVVPQFISAWGEEEVQVYFRVVETEEDVYVVAKLGEQLVARKRQMRVQPPEMVSLRLRPQAMVESLRKLVELKGISAKDLVCRIEVEPHGQN; encoded by the coding sequence ATGGAAACGGTGCAGGTGGACGTGGCTGTAGTTGGCGGGGGGCCAGCCGGCCTGGCGGCTGCCTGGAAGGCGCGGGAGGCGGGAGCCGAAAGGGTGATGCTAGTAGAGCGCGACTTTGAGCTGGGGGGCATTCTCCAGCAATGCATTCACCCGGGATTTGGCCTTCGCTACTTCAAGGAAGAATTAACCGGACCCGAATACGCTGAGCGCTTTATCGCTCGGATACGGGAAGCAGGAATCGAGGTCAAGCTTAACACCATGGTGTTAGAAATTATACCCTCGGGGGCCCCATCAGTGGCGCCGGAATGTGCGCTAATGTGCGTCAACCGCCAGGATGGGGTTTTGAGCATCAGGGCCAAGGCGGTAGTTTTGGCCATGGGTTGCCGGGAGCGGACCCGGGGGGCCATAGCCATCCCCGGGGAACGGCCAGCTGGCATCTACACTGCCGGCACCGCCCAACGGCTCATCAACATGGAAGGGTTGATGCCTGGCCGCCAAGTGGTGATTCTGGGTTCTGGGGATATCGGTTTGATTATGGCTCGGCGGCTCACCTTAGAGGGCGCCGAGGTAAAGGCGGTGGTGGAGATCATGCCTCGCCCCGGAGGCCTGGAGCGCAACCTGGTGCAGTGCCTCCACGATTTTGACATTCCCCTGCTTCTCAGGCATACAGTAGTGGAAGTCCACGGCCGCCAACGGGTGGAAGGAGTAACCATAGCGGCGGTGGATGAAAACTCAAAACCGGTGGCGGGAACCGAGCAGTTTATTGCCTGCGATACTCTGCTTTTGTCGGTGGGACTGATTCCTGAAGTCGAGCTTTGCCGGGGTGCGGGAATCGAAATCCACCCGGTTACCGGCGGTCCGGTGGTGAACGAATGGCGCCAGACCAGCATGCCTAGCATCTTTGCCTGCGGCAACCTGCTCCATGTCCACGATTTAGTGGACAACGTGACCCGGGAGGCAGAAATCGCTGGTCGGGAAGCAGCCCGCTACAGCCGCGGAGAGCTACGGGCTAAGCCGGAGGCAATTGCCATGGTGCCGGGGCGCAACGTTCGCTACGTAGTGCCGCAATTCATCTCTGCCTGGGGAGAAGAAGAGGTGCAGGTTTACTTCCGGGTAGTAGAGACGGAGGAAGATGTATACGTGGTGGCCAAGCTAGGGGAGCAATTGGTGGCTCGCAAGCGGCAGATGCGGGTCCAGCCGCCGGAGATGGTCTCCCTGCGGCTCAGGCCCCAGGCGATGGTGGAGAGCTTGCGGAAGCTGGTGGAGCTGAAAGGCATAAGCGCTAAAGACCTAGTATGCCGGATCGAGGTGGAACCCCATGGCCAAAACTGA
- the serC gene encoding 3-phosphoserine/phosphohydroxythreonine transaminase, which yields MNVARVYNFNPGPATLPLPVLEEAQKYLLDYNGTGMSVLEISHRSKEYEAINQETEALLKEIMDIPEDYRVLFMQGGASTQFAMVPANFLAPGKVANYVITGSFAQKAYKEAAIVGEAHVACTTKDSNHSRIPAPAEIKLSQAPAYVHITSNNTIFGTQWQDFRGLEFKDPDTGAPIPLVADMSSDILSRRFDVSQFGLIYAGAQKNLGPAGVTVVIIRSDLIEASSKNEKLPVIWRYSTYAENNSLYNTPPVFAVYLVNLVLKWVKAQGGLDAIEAVNRRKAALLYQVLDANQGFYRPHAQKDSRSIMNVTFRLPNEDLEKEFVRQATEQGLVGLKGHRSVGGIRASIYNAMPIEGCQALAQFMQDFARRA from the coding sequence ATGAATGTGGCTCGAGTTTACAACTTCAACCCCGGACCGGCTACTTTGCCTTTGCCGGTATTGGAAGAAGCACAAAAGTACCTTTTGGATTATAATGGCACGGGCATGTCGGTGCTGGAGATTAGCCACCGTTCTAAAGAATACGAGGCCATTAACCAGGAAACCGAGGCCCTGCTGAAGGAAATTATGGATATTCCCGAGGATTATCGGGTGCTTTTTATGCAGGGTGGAGCCAGCACCCAGTTTGCCATGGTGCCGGCCAATTTCCTAGCCCCGGGCAAGGTGGCCAATTACGTGATAACCGGGAGCTTTGCCCAGAAGGCGTACAAGGAAGCCGCCATCGTAGGGGAGGCTCATGTGGCTTGTACCACCAAGGATAGCAATCATTCCCGCATTCCTGCCCCAGCGGAGATCAAACTCAGCCAGGCGCCCGCCTATGTCCACATCACCTCCAACAACACCATTTTTGGTACCCAGTGGCAGGACTTTCGGGGCCTGGAGTTTAAAGATCCCGATACTGGCGCCCCCATTCCCTTGGTAGCGGATATGTCCAGCGATATCTTGTCCCGGCGCTTTGATGTCTCGCAGTTTGGGCTGATTTATGCTGGCGCTCAAAAGAACCTGGGTCCGGCGGGGGTCACGGTGGTCATCATCCGCTCCGATCTTATTGAAGCTAGCAGCAAGAATGAAAAGCTGCCGGTGATTTGGCGTTACAGCACCTATGCCGAGAACAATTCCCTCTATAATACGCCGCCGGTCTTCGCCGTCTACCTGGTCAACTTGGTGTTGAAATGGGTAAAAGCCCAAGGGGGGCTGGATGCCATCGAAGCGGTGAACCGAAGGAAAGCGGCTCTTCTCTACCAAGTCTTGGATGCTAATCAGGGCTTTTACCGTCCCCATGCCCAGAAGGACAGCCGTTCGATAATGAACGTAACCTTCCGCTTGCCCAACGAGGACCTGGAGAAGGAGTTCGTCCGCCAGGCAACCGAGCAGGGCCTAGTGGGGCTAAAGGGGCACCGCTCGGTGGGAGGCATTCGCGCTTCCATCTATAATGCCATGCCTATCGAGGGCTGCCAGGCGCTAGCCCAGTTTATGCAAGACTTTGCCCGCCGCGCCTAA
- a CDS encoding response regulator transcription factor, whose protein sequence is MATILVVDDEENIRELLDFNLTREGHQVITAADGISALNKAREGNIDLIILDLMLPGLDGLEVCRRLRAEEATRSIPIIMLTAKSEELDKVVGLEIGADDYVTKPFSPRELIARVKVQLRHQIERAQAQEGDKKEFPEEEVVSVGPVTIRPSYFEVTVSGRKVDLTPKEFELLYTLMRNPGRVLRRDYLLDRVWGYDYPADTRTVDVHVRYLRQKLEDDPANPQFIETVRGVGYRFKEPEPEGQFC, encoded by the coding sequence GTGGCTACTATCTTGGTTGTAGACGACGAGGAAAACATTCGGGAGCTTTTAGATTTCAATCTGACCCGGGAAGGCCACCAGGTCATAACCGCCGCCGATGGGATAAGTGCCCTCAACAAGGCGCGGGAAGGCAACATCGACCTCATCATCCTCGACCTCATGCTTCCCGGACTGGATGGACTGGAGGTCTGCCGGCGTTTGCGGGCGGAGGAAGCTACCCGCTCGATTCCCATTATCATGCTAACTGCCAAGTCGGAAGAGCTGGATAAGGTAGTCGGCCTGGAAATCGGAGCTGATGATTATGTAACCAAGCCTTTTAGCCCCCGGGAGCTCATTGCCCGGGTCAAGGTCCAGCTCCGCCACCAGATTGAACGGGCCCAAGCCCAGGAAGGGGACAAGAAAGAGTTTCCTGAGGAGGAAGTAGTCTCGGTTGGACCGGTGACCATTCGCCCCTCTTACTTTGAAGTCACGGTCAGCGGTCGCAAGGTGGACCTTACCCCCAAGGAGTTTGAGCTCCTGTACACTCTGATGCGCAACCCGGGGCGAGTCTTGCGGCGGGACTATCTCTTGGACCGGGTGTGGGGATATGATTATCCTGCCGATACCCGCACCGTGGACGTGCACGTGCGTTACTTGCGGCAAAAGCTGGAGGACGATCCCGCCAACCCGCAGTTCATCGAAACGGTGCGCGGGGTGGGTTACCGGTTTAAGGAACCGGAGCCTGAGGGCCAGTTTTGTTGA
- a CDS encoding DUF1667 domain-containing protein codes for MAKTETKAVICVACPLGCHVQVTMEGGRPVKALGAQCRKGLEYATQEIQDPVRVLATTVPVTGGILPLLPVRTEGPVPRRMLRACMLALAQCRVQAPVRAGQVILENVAGTGVRVIASRDLPRLSSGL; via the coding sequence ATGGCCAAAACTGAAACCAAGGCGGTCATTTGTGTTGCCTGTCCCCTGGGATGCCATGTCCAGGTAACCATGGAAGGGGGGCGACCGGTAAAGGCCCTGGGAGCCCAGTGCCGGAAGGGACTAGAGTACGCGACTCAAGAGATCCAGGACCCGGTTCGGGTACTAGCCACCACAGTTCCGGTGACCGGAGGCATACTGCCCTTACTTCCAGTTCGCACCGAAGGCCCAGTTCCTCGGCGGATGCTCCGAGCCTGTATGCTAGCCTTGGCACAGTGCCGGGTACAGGCCCCGGTCCGGGCGGGGCAGGTTATCCTTGAAAACGTAGCCGGCACTGGGGTACGGGTCATCGCCAGCCGAGATCTACCTCGGTTGTCTTCTGGATTATAA
- a CDS encoding helix-turn-helix domain-containing protein, producing MRGAPWGVLPSLKEMTSEVGIDFDAFLEALKQGISDEELAVRWDAPLETIRQLRVQFQRRGIDSVMGQD from the coding sequence ATGCGGGGGGCTCCCTGGGGAGTATTGCCTAGCCTTAAGGAAATGACCTCCGAAGTTGGTATCGACTTTGATGCTTTCTTGGAAGCCTTAAAGCAGGGTATAAGCGATGAAGAGCTGGCGGTGCGTTGGGATGCGCCTCTAGAGACCATCCGCCAGCTGCGGGTTCAGTTTCAGAGGCGGGGCATTGACTCGGTCATGGGCCAAGATTGA